From Candidatus Nitricoxidivorans perseverans, the proteins below share one genomic window:
- the tolB gene encoding Tol-Pal system beta propeller repeat protein TolB yields the protein MKPRIFLLLLFAATAASAQLSIEITGAGASRIPVAIADFSGERVIAQALTSVVRTDLERSGLFRLVDAAGAGADENAIAWGDWKAKGADALAAGSVASAGDGRYGTRFRLLDVQKQASLGGQAITHAGGHIRATAHRIADFIYEKLTGEPGIFSTRIAYVVKSTGRHELQIADADGGNAQTALASREPIISPVWSPDGTKLAYVSFEAKKPIVYVHDLATGRRHVAANFKGSNSAPAWSPDGKKLAVVLTKDGASQMYLVNADGSGVARLASSGGIDTEPRFSPDGSVIYFTSDRGGSPQIYQIPSAGGEVQRITFDGGYNVTPRPSPDGRSLAFISRSEGRFRLSLMDLGTRQTQMLTDSAKDESPSFAPNGRMILYATEVGGRGVLAAVSSDGRVKQKLSIQAADVREPSWGPFVK from the coding sequence ATGAAACCTCGCATATTCCTCCTGCTGTTGTTCGCGGCGACGGCCGCTAGCGCGCAGCTTTCCATCGAGATCACCGGCGCTGGCGCCAGCCGCATCCCGGTCGCCATCGCCGATTTTTCCGGCGAGCGCGTCATCGCCCAGGCACTGACCTCCGTGGTGCGCACCGACCTGGAGCGCAGCGGCTTGTTCCGGCTCGTCGACGCCGCCGGCGCCGGCGCCGACGAAAACGCGATCGCGTGGGGCGACTGGAAGGCGAAAGGCGCCGATGCGCTGGCTGCGGGCAGCGTGGCATCTGCAGGCGATGGCCGCTATGGGACGCGCTTCCGACTTCTCGACGTGCAGAAACAAGCCTCGCTTGGCGGCCAGGCCATCACGCACGCCGGCGGCCATATCCGCGCTACCGCCCACCGCATCGCCGACTTCATCTACGAGAAGCTCACCGGCGAACCCGGCATCTTCTCGACCCGCATCGCCTATGTGGTCAAGAGCACCGGCCGCCACGAGCTTCAGATCGCCGACGCCGACGGTGGGAACGCGCAGACGGCGCTTGCCTCCCGCGAGCCGATCATCTCTCCGGTCTGGTCGCCGGACGGCACCAAGCTGGCCTACGTTTCCTTCGAGGCCAAGAAGCCCATCGTCTACGTCCATGACTTGGCCACCGGGCGCCGTCACGTCGCCGCCAACTTCAAGGGCTCGAACTCGGCGCCGGCGTGGTCGCCGGACGGCAAGAAGCTGGCCGTGGTACTGACCAAGGACGGCGCCTCGCAAATGTATCTTGTCAACGCCGACGGCAGCGGCGTCGCCCGCCTGGCTTCCTCCGGCGGCATCGACACCGAGCCTCGGTTCTCGCCCGACGGCAGCGTCATCTACTTCACCTCCGACCGCGGCGGCAGCCCGCAGATCTATCAGATTCCGTCGGCGGGCGGCGAGGTCCAGCGCATCACCTTCGACGGCGGCTACAACGTGACGCCGCGCCCCTCGCCTGACGGCAGGAGCCTGGCCTTCATCTCGCGCAGCGAAGGTCGCTTCCGGCTGTCGCTGATGGACCTCGGCACCCGGCAGACCCAGATGCTGACCGACTCGGCCAAGGACGAGTCGCCCAGCTTCGCCCCCAACGGCCGCATGATCCTCTACGCCACCGAGGTCGGCGGTCGCGGCGTCCTGGCGGCCGTCTCCAGCGACGGCCGCGTGAAGCAGAAACTTTCGATCCAGGCCGCCGACGTGCGCGAGCCGTCCTGGGGTCCTTTCGTCAAATGA
- the ybgF gene encoding tol-pal system protein YbgF, translating to MRLRPVFLAALFACAALPAQAGLFDDEEARARVDKLRADMTAQAERVSGLDRRLETATRNQIEFSNQFEVLKADIARLRGQIEVLTNDLETARKRQQDFYVDLDNRLRKIETDLRAEAEARAAAAAAKPDPAQETRDYEAALTAFKGAKYPDALAAFQSFIKNHPDSSLLPNAWYWLASSHFQLREFPRAAEAFGKMAATWPNDVRAPDALLGKANAQTETKDVKGAKKTLEALVAQYPASTAAQTAKQRLKKK from the coding sequence ATGCGTTTGCGTCCGGTCTTCCTGGCGGCGCTATTCGCCTGCGCCGCGCTGCCGGCGCAAGCCGGACTATTCGACGACGAGGAAGCCCGTGCGCGCGTCGACAAGCTGCGCGCCGACATGACCGCGCAGGCCGAACGCGTGAGCGGCCTGGACCGTCGGCTGGAGACGGCGACCCGGAACCAAATCGAGTTTTCCAACCAGTTCGAAGTCCTTAAGGCCGACATCGCCCGGCTGCGCGGCCAGATCGAAGTGCTGACCAACGACCTGGAGACCGCCCGGAAGCGCCAGCAGGATTTCTACGTCGACCTGGATAACCGCCTGCGCAAGATCGAGACCGATCTACGCGCAGAAGCCGAGGCGCGGGCCGCCGCCGCGGCTGCCAAGCCGGATCCGGCCCAGGAGACCCGCGACTACGAGGCCGCGCTGACCGCCTTCAAGGGCGCAAAATATCCGGATGCCCTGGCGGCCTTCCAGTCCTTCATCAAGAACCATCCGGACAGCAGCCTGCTGCCGAACGCCTGGTACTGGCTGGCATCGAGCCACTTCCAGCTCCGCGAGTTCCCCAGGGCCGCCGAGGCTTTCGGCAAGATGGCGGCGACCTGGCCCAACGACGTGCGGGCGCCGGATGCGCTGCTCGGTAAGGCCAACGCCCAGACCGAGACGAAGGATGTCAAAGGCGCGAAGAAAACGCTCGAAGCGCTGGTTGCGCAGTACCCCGCCAGCACCGCAGCGCAGACGGCAAAGCAACGCCTGAAAAAGAAGTGA
- the queE gene encoding 7-carboxy-7-deazaguanine synthase QueE, which yields MTLRVSEIFHSVQGESTRAGLPTVFIRLTGCPLRCDWCDTAHAFTGGELFDADEILKRVAAFGCLTVCVTGGEPLAQKDCLPLLSALCDAGYSVSLETSGALDIAGVDARVSRIVDFKAPDSGEADRNRWENLAHLTPKDELKIVLASESDYEWAKSVLAERRLAEHCPVLFSPVPNRLDPARLAEWILRDRLPVRFQVQLHKTLWGNERGR from the coding sequence GTGACGCTGCGCGTCAGCGAAATCTTCCACTCCGTCCAGGGCGAATCGACGCGCGCCGGCCTCCCCACGGTGTTCATCCGGCTGACCGGCTGCCCCCTGCGCTGCGACTGGTGCGACACGGCTCACGCCTTCACCGGCGGCGAACTCTTCGACGCCGATGAAATCCTGAAAAGAGTCGCCGCCTTCGGATGCCTGACCGTCTGCGTCACCGGCGGCGAGCCCCTGGCTCAGAAGGACTGCCTGCCGCTCCTCTCGGCCCTCTGCGACGCGGGTTATTCGGTATCCCTTGAGACCAGCGGGGCGCTGGACATCGCCGGCGTCGACGCCCGCGTTTCCCGCATCGTCGACTTCAAGGCGCCCGATTCCGGCGAGGCGGACCGGAACCGCTGGGAGAATCTCGCCCACCTCACGCCGAAGGACGAGCTGAAGATCGTGCTGGCTTCCGAATCCGACTACGAATGGGCAAAGTCAGTCTTGGCGGAACGGCGGCTGGCCGAACATTGCCCCGTGCTGTTCTCGCCCGTGCCGAACCGTCTCGACCCGGCCAGACTAGCCGAATGGATCCTGCGCGACCGCCTGCCGGTGCGCTTCCAGGTGCAGCTGCACAAGACGCTCTGGGGCAACGAACGGGGACGCTGA
- the pal gene encoding peptidoglycan-associated lipoprotein Pal — protein sequence MRPILPIAASLALLLAACGSQPPASEQTPAGVEDRSPKAVVAEPASVPVPPPAPVAVDPYDPANLKDPKSILSKRSVFFDYDQYVIRDEFKPLVESHAQFLIRNPKMKMLIQGNADERGSREYNLALGQKRAEAVKKALALLGASEGQMESVSLGEEKPRCTEQAEACWAQNRRGDMLYTGEY from the coding sequence ATGCGCCCAATCCTGCCCATCGCCGCATCCCTCGCTCTGCTGCTCGCCGCCTGCGGCAGCCAGCCTCCAGCCTCGGAACAGACTCCCGCCGGGGTCGAAGACCGCAGCCCGAAGGCTGTCGTCGCGGAACCGGCGTCGGTGCCCGTGCCGCCCCCCGCGCCTGTCGCCGTCGATCCTTACGACCCCGCCAACCTCAAGGATCCCAAAAGCATCCTCTCGAAGCGCAGCGTCTTCTTCGATTACGACCAGTACGTCATACGGGACGAGTTCAAGCCCCTGGTTGAGTCGCATGCGCAATTCCTGATCCGGAATCCGAAGATGAAAATGCTGATCCAGGGCAATGCCGACGAGCGTGGCAGCCGCGAATACAACCTGGCCCTCGGCCAGAAGCGGGCCGAGGCGGTCAAGAAGGCGCTGGCCCTGCTCGGCGCATCGGAAGGCCAGATGGAGTCGGTCAGCCTGGGCGAGGAAAAGCCGCGTTGCACTGAACAGGCCGAGGCCTGCTGGGCGCAGAACCGCCGCGGTGACATGCTCTACACGGGCGAATACTGA